A window from Triticum aestivum cultivar Chinese Spring chromosome 6D, IWGSC CS RefSeq v2.1, whole genome shotgun sequence encodes these proteins:
- the LOC123143115 gene encoding disease resistance protein RGA5, with protein MHAAVAEPLLPFQIPHSLITVSTEPLLHLSSTARDRSHPPLLLTFPIHIRNRQRQRAPPASISHPRLEPLPTSSLWFLGDTGGKGRGAVQLQIGMAVSATSGVLNPLLGKLSRLLGEEYKKLTGVRKQASFLKDELSAMKALLDKMEPMDKLDPSAKDWTDHIREMSYDMENCIDDFIHDIEGARAKKGFVRKMAQRLRRLGKGKRHQIANRIDELKVLAMEANARRKRYNIDASINSSPGPVVVDPRIPALYEEAAGLVGIDGPREELVSLLMDSEKKLKVVSIVGFGGLGKTTLAKQVYDEIGRQFTPKAFFPVSQRPDVKSLLSGLQLKLGMANSSHASELQDIIDSLREHLKHKRYLIIADDVWDQSTWNTIRCAFPNNTNGSRVMVTTRLDDVATTTCLSDRACIYSMKPLKEQDSRKLFFERVFGSENVCPPQFKEISVEILRKCGGLPLAIITIAGLLASHETRLLNEWENIKNSLGARSATKPTLEEMRGILNLSYVHLPIYLRPCFLYLGMYPEDREIERDDLVRQWIAEGFVCSLHRADLDDVGKSYFNELVNRSMIQPGRTSYGEVISCRVHDMMLDLILSKSTEDNFISVAYNYEDMARLPSCKYKVRRLSFQSGVGGAKSEALANGMSQVRSYARFGKSQYTPALSQFKYLWVLALEFPYNWEMTIDLTVIGCLFLLRYLHVLASSAAVALPEEIQGLVHLQTLVLYCKSTQSFPSDISCLANLFHLVLPRGGLPEGIKKMRSLRTLRCRYMFESSLEDIKGLGELTNLKELYLSTAGWECLTLEQEDSLVSSIGMLRDLKRLSLKLERRNSDVGVLHLSSDQVHVLGELPSLVHVRIKVSDVSQDKVVVGTGLFPVLEHFWFEYVKDANAYLSFEAGAMPKVQTLTLQFRWREWRGATPVGMECLTCLQKIEVWTYRAGFFADVRAEVESAFKGVVSLHPRHLSVTWRPYVTFGSHPFG; from the exons ATGCATGCTGCTGTGGCCGAACCTCTTCTCCCGTTCCAAATCCCCCATTCCCTCATCACCGTCTCCACCGAGCCTcttctccacctctcctccacAGCGAGAGACAGGAGCCATCCTCCCCTCCTCCTCACCTTTCCCATCCACATCCGGAATCGGCAACGGCAGCGCGCGCCTCCTGCGTCGATTTCCCACCCACGCCTCGAGCCGCTGCCCACCTCCTCTCTCTGGTTCCTGGGCGACACAGGAGGGAAGGGCAGAGGAGCAGTTCAACTCCAAATCGGCATGGCAGTGAGTGCGACGTCGGGGGTGTTGAACCCGCTCCTAGGCAAACTCTCCAGGCTGCTCGGCGAAGAATACAAGAAGCTCACAGGTGTGAGGAAGCAGGCATCTTTCCTCAAGGATGAGCTCAGCGCCATGAAAGCTCTCCTTGACAAAATGGAGCCCATGGACAAGCTCGATCCATCGGCCAAGGACTGGACGGACCACATCAGGGAGATGTCTTACGATATGGAGAACTGTATTGATGATTTCATTCATGACATTGAAGGTGCCAGAGCAAAGAAAGGCTTCGTCAGGAAGATGGCTCAGCGCCTCAGGAGGCTGGGAAAGGGAAAGCGCCATCAGATTGCCAACCGCATCGATGAGCTCAAGGTTCTCGCGATGGAGGCAAATGCTCGGCGCAAGAGGTACAATATTGATGCTTCCATCAATTCGAGTCCTGGCCCTGTGGTTGTGGATCCCCGGATCCCAGCGCTCTACGAGGAGGCAGCAGGCCTAGTTGGTATTGATGGCCCGAGAGAAGAGCTTGTTAGTTTGCTGATGGATTCCGAGAAGAAACTCAAAGTGGTTTCCATCGTCGGGTTTGGAGGTTTGGGTAAAACCACGCTTGCCAAACAAGTGTATGATGAAATTGGAAGGCAGTTTACACCCAAGGCATTTTTCCCGGTCTCCCAAAGGCCAGATGTGAAAAGCCTTCTTAGTGGCCTACAATTAAAGCTTGGGATGGCGAATTCTTCTCATGCTTCCGAGCTGCAAGATATTATTGACAGCCTTAGAGAACACCTCAAACATAAaag GTACTTAATTATAGCTGATGACGTGTGGGATCAGTCAACATGGAATACTATTAGGTGTGCCTTTCCAAACAATACTAATGGAAGTAGAGTAATGGTAACCACGCGATTGGATGACGTAGCTACCACAACATGTTTGAGTGATCGTGCCTGCATTTACAGTATGAAGCCACTCAAAGAACAAGACTCAAGAAAATTATTTTTCGAGAGAGTATTTGGGTCTGAAAATGTATGCCCACCACAGTTCAAAGAAATTTCGGTTGAAATTCTCAGGAAGTGTGGCGGGTTGCCACTTGCAATTATCACCATAGCTGGCCTATTAGCTAGCCATGAAACAAGATTGTTGAATGAATGGGAGAACATAAAGAATTCTCTTGGTGCTAGGTCTGCTACAAAACCCACCTTGGAAGAAATGAGGGGTATTCTGAATCTTAGCTATGTGCATCTTCCTATTTATCTTCGGCCATGTTTTTTGTATCTTGGCATGTATCCAGAAGATCGTGAAATTGAGAGGGATGATCTCGTTCGGCAATGGATAGCCGAAGGCTTTGTTTGTAGTTTGCACAGAGCGGATTTGGATGATGTTGGGAAAAGTTATTTCAATGAGCTTGTCAATAGAAGTATGATTCAGCCCGGAAGAACATCTTATGGGGAGGTAATCTCTTGTAGGGTGCATGATATGATGCTTGATTTGATCCTAAGCAAGAGTACAGAAGATAATTTTATCAGTGTAGCATATAACTATGAGGACATGGCCAGATTGCCCAGTTGTAAGTACAAGGTTCGTCGATTATCCTTCCAATCAGGTGTAGGTGGTGCAAAGTCGGAGGCCCTTGCTAATGGCATGTCACAAGTTCGATCATACGCACGGTTTGGAAAGTCCCAATACACACCTGCCCTTTCACAGTTTAAGTATCTATGGGTGCTTGCCCTTGAGTTTCCTTATAATTGGGAAATGACAATCGACCTCACTGTAATTGGCTGTTTGTTTTTACTGAGATATTTGCATGTGTTAGCCTCATCAGCAGCCGTAGCGCTCCCGGAAGAAATCCAAGGTCTTGTGCATTTGCAAACTCTGGTGCTATATTGCAAGTCGACACAAAGCTTTCCTTCAGACATAAGTTGTTTGGCCAACTTGTTTCATCTGGTGCTTCCAAGGGGTGGACTGCCTGAAGGGATCAAGAAGATGAGATCACTCCGCACCCTGCGTTGTCGATACATGTTCGAGAGTTCACTGGAGGATATAAAAGGTCTTGGTGAGCTGACCAATCTGAAGGAATTGTACTTAAGCACGGCTGGATGGGAGTGTTTGACGTTGGAACAAGAGGATTCTTTGGTCTCCTCCATTGGAATGCTCCGAGACCTCAAGCGCCTCTCCCTCAAGTTGGAGCGTAGAAATAGTGATGTTGGTGTGTTGCACCTGTCGAGTGATCAGGTTCATGTTCTTGGTGAGCTCCCCTCCCTTGTCCATGTCAGGATCAAAGTGTCGGATGTCTCCCAAGACAAAGTTGTGGTTGGCACGGGGTTGTTCCCAGTTCTGGAGCACTTTTGGTTTGAGTATGTCAAAGATGCCAATGCGTATCTGAGTTTCGAGGCAGGAGCTATGCCCAAGGTACAAACACTCACACTGCAATTCAGATGGAGAGAGTGGAGAGGTGCTACACCAGTCGGCATGGAGTGCCTGACCTGCCTCCAGAAAATCGAAGTGTGGACATATCGAGCTGGTTTTTTCGCTGATGTACGAGCTGAAGTCGAGTCTGCCTTCAAGGGCGTCGTAAGTCTGCACCCAAGGCATCTCTCTGTTACTTGGCGTCCCTATGTTACTTTTGGTAGCCATCCATTCGGTTGA